One window from the genome of Pseudanabaena yagii GIHE-NHR1 encodes:
- a CDS encoding WD40 repeat domain-containing protein codes for MTDPHSDVSAKDVFGVAGPNAGTVNVNITYISQTSSDAEIQARELIKASPYMGLEKFEFKDHDKFFGRDRWIENLTEHLKQKNVLLLLGASGSGKSSLIKAGVVPALEKQPSLSLFKLFDFVPDISPFESFYVSLQPTYKSKAKLAQIVKEDTLIQVEQSLKQDAQWLIFIDQFEELFTRTSKAERDVFIKSLIKLIERSDSSIKVILTMRADFLDKLSPYPDLGEIHNLYGLLLTDMDDRDLRLAIAEPAARNGVVFEKGLTEQIIADFKQQAGSLPLLQYTLNLLWNKDDLQDRVLNAETYQKLEGVTGALQKQADDIYYNKESEEKKLNLLERKAADHIFLELIELEGKKPISRRANKSIFCDGGIQESALEKLIDNRLLVSKGEDSKATVEVAHEALLRSWKVLQDLIREKEEIIVLRNRLYADAKQWHELGQKDLQKANSELWNGSKLARIVELQKEGSLPNLDAVAFEFIESSVTQAERQKNEKIRTARRIAAGSLVAVVISAGLGWMAWQKTREAELNLADALGYTSLSLLDKGKELDAFVTAIKAGKILQSQRVGRPDVFNALQETLNKRSEYNRLEGHDDYVLSVSFNPNGKTLVSGSGDKTIKLWNLETGTEILTLKGHDNPIVSVSFSPDGKTLASGSTDKTIKLWNLETGREIRTLKGHESFVYSVSFSPDGKTLASGSDDKTIKLWNLETGREIRTLKGHESFVYSVSFSSNGKTLASGSDDKTIKLWNLETGREIRTLKGHEGFVYSVSFSSNGKTLASGSGDKTIKLWNLETGSEIRTLKGHDNYVLSVSFNPDGKTLASGSGDKTIKLWNLETGSEIRTLKGHDNYVRGVNFSPDGKTLASGSIDKTIKLWNLETGSEIRTLKGHDNYVNSMSFSPDGKTLASGSGDNTIKLWNLETGSEIRTLRWHDNSVNSMSFSPDGKTLASGSSDNTIKLWNLETGSEIRTLRGHDDSVNSVSFSPDGKTLASGSGDKTIKLWNLETGTEILTLKGHDNPIVSMSFSPDGKTLASGSGDKTIKLWNLETQETEIKIRTLRGHDEYVNSVSFSPDGKTLASGSGDKTIKLWNLETGREIRTFRGHDNSVNSVSFSPDGKTLASGSGDKTIKLWNLDTGNEIRTLKGHNGLVWSVSFSPDGKTLASGSDDFTIKLWSRNNGWDLDALMERGCDRVRAYLTYNINVSESDRHLCDGIGTKK; via the coding sequence GTGACTGACCCCCATTCCGATGTATCTGCTAAAGATGTGTTTGGCGTTGCTGGACCAAATGCAGGAACGGTCAATGTCAATATCACCTATATTTCTCAGACATCCTCTGATGCTGAGATTCAGGCTAGAGAGCTGATTAAAGCTTCGCCTTATATGGGTTTAGAGAAGTTTGAATTTAAGGATCATGATAAATTTTTTGGGCGCGATCGCTGGATTGAAAATTTAACAGAGCATTTAAAACAAAAGAATGTGCTTTTGCTTTTGGGTGCATCTGGCAGTGGGAAATCATCGCTTATTAAGGCAGGAGTAGTTCCTGCTTTAGAAAAACAACCAAGTTTGAGTCTATTTAAGCTATTCGATTTTGTCCCAGATATTAGTCCTTTTGAATCTTTTTATGTTTCTCTCCAACCTACATACAAATCGAAGGCGAAGCTTGCTCAAATAGTCAAAGAAGATACATTGATTCAGGTTGAGCAATCTCTGAAACAGGATGCTCAGTGGTTGATTTTTATCGATCAGTTTGAGGAGTTGTTTACGCGCACATCGAAGGCAGAGCGGGATGTTTTTATTAAAAGTCTCATCAAGTTGATTGAGAGATCGGATAGTTCTATTAAAGTCATTTTGACGATGCGGGCGGATTTTCTGGATAAATTAAGTCCTTATCCAGATTTAGGGGAAATCCATAATCTCTATGGTCTATTGCTCACAGATATGGACGATCGCGATCTGAGATTGGCGATCGCGGAACCTGCGGCTAGAAATGGTGTTGTCTTTGAGAAGGGATTAACCGAGCAAATTATTGCTGATTTTAAGCAACAGGCTGGTTCTTTGCCGCTTTTGCAATATACCTTGAATTTATTGTGGAATAAGGATGATCTGCAAGATAGGGTTTTAAATGCTGAGACTTATCAGAAGTTGGAGGGCGTAACAGGGGCACTTCAGAAACAGGCAGATGACATCTATTACAATAAGGAAAGTGAGGAGAAGAAGCTAAACTTGTTAGAGCGAAAAGCTGCTGATCATATTTTCTTAGAATTAATTGAGTTAGAAGGCAAGAAACCTATAAGCAGAAGGGCAAACAAGTCAATATTTTGTGATGGTGGGATTCAAGAATCTGCTCTAGAGAAATTGATTGATAACCGTCTTTTGGTGAGTAAGGGAGAAGATAGTAAAGCGACAGTTGAAGTTGCCCATGAGGCTTTGCTGCGTTCTTGGAAGGTGTTACAGGATTTAATTCGGGAAAAGGAGGAGATCATTGTCCTCAGAAATCGCTTGTATGCGGATGCGAAACAGTGGCATGAGTTGGGTCAAAAGGATCTGCAAAAGGCTAATAGTGAACTCTGGAATGGCTCGAAGTTGGCGCGAATTGTGGAACTCCAAAAGGAAGGATCGCTGCCTAATTTGGATGCTGTAGCGTTCGAGTTTATTGAGTCTAGTGTCACGCAAGCGGAACGACAGAAGAATGAAAAGATTAGAACCGCGAGGCGAATTGCGGCGGGATCATTGGTGGCGGTGGTGATTAGTGCGGGGTTGGGGTGGATGGCTTGGCAAAAGACCAGAGAAGCGGAACTCAATCTTGCCGATGCGCTTGGATATACTTCTTTGTCTCTATTGGATAAGGGAAAGGAATTGGATGCTTTTGTTACAGCAATTAAGGCGGGAAAAATTCTGCAAAGCCAGCGAGTTGGCCGTCCAGATGTGTTCAATGCTTTGCAAGAAACTCTTAACAAGAGAAGTGAATACAATCGTCTAGAAGGGCATGATGACTATGTCTTAAGCGTGAGTTTCAATCCCAATGGCAAGACTTTGGTTTCTGGTAGTGGTGACAAAACAATCAAACTCTGGAATCTAGAAACAGGAACCGAAATTCTTACTCTCAAGGGGCATGATAACCCTATCGTAAGCGTGAGTTTTAGTCCCGATGGCAAGACTTTGGCTTCGGGTAGTACTGACAAGACAATCAAACTCTGGAATTTGGAGACAGGAAGGGAAATTCGCACCCTCAAGGGGCATGAAAGCTTTGTCTATAGCGTGAGTTTTAGTCCTGATGGCAAGACCTTGGCTTCTGGCAGTGATGACAAGACAATCAAACTCTGGAATCTGGAGACAGGAAGGGAAATTCGCACCCTCAAGGGGCATGAAAGCTTTGTCTATAGCGTGAGTTTTAGCTCCAATGGCAAGACTTTGGCTTCTGGTAGTGATGACAAGACAATCAAACTCTGGAATCTGGAGACAGGAAGGGAAATTCGCACCCTCAAGGGACATGAAGGCTTTGTCTATAGCGTGAGTTTTAGCTCCAATGGCAAGACTTTGGCTTCTGGTAGTGGTGACAAGACAATCAAACTCTGGAATCTGGAGACAGGAAGCGAAATTCGCACCCTCAAGGGGCATGATAACTATGTCTTAAGCGTGAGTTTTAACCCTGATGGCAAGACCTTGGCTTCTGGCAGTGGTGACAAAACAATCAAACTCTGGAATCTGGAGACAGGAAGCGAAATTCGCACCCTCAAGGGGCATGATAACTATGTCAGAGGCGTGAATTTTAGCCCCGATGGCAAGACTTTGGCTTCGGGTAGTATTGACAAAACAATCAAACTCTGGAATTTGGAGACAGGAAGCGAAATTCGCACCCTCAAGGGGCATGATAACTATGTCAATAGCATGAGTTTTAGTCCTGATGGCAAGACTTTGGCTTCTGGTAGTGGTGACAATACAATCAAACTTTGGAATTTGGAGACAGGAAGCGAAATTCGCACCCTCAGGTGGCATGATAACTCTGTCAATAGCATGAGTTTTAGTCCTGATGGCAAGACCTTGGCTTCTGGTAGTAGTGACAATACAATCAAACTTTGGAATTTGGAGACAGGAAGCGAAATTCGCACCCTCAGGGGCCATGATGACTCTGTCAATAGCGTAAGTTTTAGTCCTGATGGCAAGACCTTGGCTTCTGGCAGTGGTGATAAAACAATCAAACTCTGGAATCTAGAAACAGGAACCGAAATTCTTACTCTCAAGGGGCATGATAACCCTATCGTAAGCATGAGTTTTAGTCCTGATGGTAAGACCTTGGCTTCTGGCAGTGGTGACAAAACAATCAAACTCTGGAATCTGGAGACTCAGGAGACAGAAATCAAAATTCGCACCCTCAGGGGGCATGATGAATATGTCAATAGCGTAAGTTTTAGTCCTGATGGCAAGACCTTGGCTTCTGGTAGTGGTGACAAGACAATCAAACTTTGGAATCTGGAGACAGGAAGGGAAATTCGCACCTTCAGGGGTCATGATAACTCTGTCAATAGCGTAAGTTTTAGTCCTGATGGCAAGACCTTGGCTTCTGGCAGTGGTGATAAAACAATCAAACTCTGGAATCTAGATACTGGAAACGAAATTCGTACACTCAAGGGGCATAATGGTCTTGTCTGGAGCGTGAGTTTTAGTCCTGATGGCAAGACCTTGGCTTCTGGTAGTGATGACTTCACTATCAAACTCTGGAGTCGCAACAATGGGTGGGATTTAGATGCTTTGATGGAGCGTGGTTGCGATCGCGTACGCGCTTATTTAACCTACAATATTAACGTCAGCGAAAGCGACAGACATCTCTGCGATGGGATTGGCACGAAAAAGTAG
- a CDS encoding superoxide dismutase family protein, with protein MKSHNFPSRLTAKFAALLSCTTMTMIATTTVAIAQTTQPKASSRIFNIKGELVGTATFIQTPVGVKVDLKVQNLAQGEHMVHLHEKGKCDAPKFQTSGDHFDPKDVDDDEEDSTHLHHKHEAGKHKPAGDLPNIIVKQDGNGSLTAILPKLTLGSGKNSLLKHGGTSIIIHAGANGKSTIPNVDYKTRIACGIIKP; from the coding sequence ATGAAATCCCATAATTTCCCATCTCGACTTACAGCAAAATTCGCAGCCTTGCTGTCTTGCACTACCATGACCATGATCGCCACTACCACCGTAGCGATCGCTCAAACAACTCAACCGAAAGCCAGTTCTCGCATTTTCAACATTAAGGGAGAACTAGTCGGAACTGCCACATTTATCCAAACCCCTGTAGGTGTGAAAGTTGATCTCAAGGTGCAAAACTTAGCACAGGGAGAGCATATGGTGCATTTACATGAAAAAGGCAAATGTGACGCACCCAAATTTCAGACATCAGGCGATCATTTTGATCCGAAAGATGTGGATGATGATGAGGAAGATAGTACTCACCTCCATCACAAGCATGAAGCGGGCAAACACAAGCCTGCTGGCGATTTACCAAATATTATCGTTAAGCAAGATGGCAATGGCAGTCTGACAGCCATATTGCCAAAATTAACTTTGGGATCGGGGAAAAATTCTCTGCTGAAGCATGGTGGCACATCGATCATTATCCATGCAGGTGCAAATGGTAAATCAACTATCCCCAATGTGGATTACAAGACTCGGATTGCTTGTGGAATCATCAAACCTTAA
- a CDS encoding AAA-like domain-containing protein, which yields MTSESLADQHSRLSKIFKSNISVVKNNGYFYIVRSRLEQRCYEEVLKAGTLIRIKSPERMGKSMMMGRVLEYATQQGYRTAAIDLREANREIFADINKFLQWFCAYVGDCLEIEQRPEDAWKGFLGANTNCTKYVEKFFLNSADSPLVIAIDNFDCVFRYPDVEADFCGLLRGWFEKVNTSKVWGKLRQIIVYSQESYATNNINQSPFNVGLPIELGELETLEVLALANAYGLSWDELETAQLMDTIGGHPYLVQKAINRIAHNDIGLEELVLTAPTEEGIFGDYLNERLQQLEANPNLVSAMLKVVNADGATRLGSKEAFKLDSMGLIKRQSNDIVSRCNLYRLYFKDRLS from the coding sequence ATGACATCTGAATCATTAGCCGATCAACATAGCAGGCTCTCTAAAATTTTTAAATCAAACATTTCTGTAGTTAAAAATAATGGCTATTTTTACATTGTAAGATCGCGCCTAGAGCAGCGCTGTTATGAAGAGGTATTGAAGGCGGGGACTTTGATCAGGATCAAATCGCCCGAACGCATGGGCAAATCGATGATGATGGGGCGGGTCTTGGAATATGCCACTCAGCAGGGATATCGCACGGCGGCGATCGATTTGCGCGAGGCGAATAGGGAAATATTTGCAGATATTAACAAGTTTTTGCAATGGTTTTGTGCTTATGTGGGCGACTGCTTGGAGATCGAGCAACGTCCTGAGGATGCTTGGAAAGGCTTTTTGGGTGCAAATACAAATTGCACGAAGTATGTCGAAAAATTCTTTTTAAATAGTGCGGATTCGCCTTTAGTAATTGCGATTGATAACTTTGATTGTGTGTTTAGATATCCCGATGTTGAGGCTGACTTTTGCGGTTTGTTGCGCGGTTGGTTTGAGAAAGTAAACACCAGTAAAGTTTGGGGTAAGTTGCGACAAATCATTGTTTATTCGCAAGAGTCCTATGCAACGAACAATATTAACCAGTCACCGTTTAATGTGGGATTGCCAATTGAGTTAGGGGAGCTAGAAACGCTAGAAGTATTAGCCTTAGCGAATGCCTATGGGTTGTCTTGGGATGAGTTGGAAACTGCTCAACTGATGGATACGATTGGCGGACATCCCTATTTAGTACAAAAGGCGATCAATCGCATTGCCCATAATGATATCGGGCTTGAGGAGTTAGTACTCACTGCACCGACGGAAGAGGGGATTTTTGGAGACTATCTCAACGAGAGGTTGCAGCAGTTGGAGGCTAATCCCAATCTGGTGTCGGCGATGCTCAAGGTTGTCAATGCTGATGGTGCAACCAGATTGGGATCGAAGGAGGCTTTTAAACTTGACAGTATGGGATTGATAAAACGACAGAGTAACGATATTGTATCTCGATGCAATTTATATCGCTTATATTTTAAGGATAGGTTGAGTTAG
- a CDS encoding fatty acid desaturase gives MIKKSDFTLTPYMKSNDLWATYQILNTVVPYVLLWVLAVKVTAISFWFLPPIIALMTLFSLRCFSLMHDCGHYSLFSSKKVNRVVGFFLGVINAIPQYPWSRGHAYHHKTNGDFERYRGVGAFVSTEEFARFNAFDQKLYAFLRHPLMSLPGGFFYLAIKPRYALIAGTCDFIGHVFSCLRTNPRMGLSAIIASHKSRNWYTTSEFVDLLLNNICVISAWIFLSHLMGAGFFLSIYSISLTFAAAIFICVFFVQHYFEDSYAHKTEGWDYLLGALEGSSYLQLPTIFKWFSADIGYHNIHHLSERIPNYNLEACHNANVHLLSKVKTLRIGNIFDSAKFILWDTKANKLVSIEAFRQAVQSMDLEPVQGLVEVNRTEELLIKNGKF, from the coding sequence ATGATTAAAAAGTCTGACTTTACGCTGACTCCCTATATGAAGAGCAACGACTTATGGGCAACTTATCAAATTCTGAATACAGTTGTTCCCTATGTGCTGTTATGGGTTTTGGCAGTTAAAGTGACCGCGATTTCCTTTTGGTTTCTTCCGCCCATCATCGCTTTGATGACACTCTTCTCATTGCGCTGCTTCTCTTTAATGCATGATTGTGGACATTATTCTCTCTTTAGTTCCAAAAAGGTCAATAGAGTTGTTGGATTCTTTTTAGGGGTGATTAATGCGATTCCTCAATATCCTTGGTCAAGAGGTCATGCCTATCACCATAAAACCAATGGAGATTTTGAGAGATATCGTGGTGTTGGTGCATTTGTGTCTACTGAGGAATTTGCCAGATTCAATGCATTTGACCAAAAACTTTACGCATTTCTCAGACATCCATTAATGTCTTTGCCTGGAGGATTCTTTTACCTCGCGATTAAGCCAAGATATGCGCTCATTGCAGGAACTTGCGATTTTATCGGTCATGTATTCTCCTGCTTAAGGACAAATCCCCGCATGGGTTTATCCGCAATTATTGCTTCTCACAAATCTAGAAATTGGTATACAACATCGGAATTTGTAGACTTGCTGCTCAATAATATTTGTGTGATTAGTGCTTGGATTTTTCTGAGTCATCTCATGGGAGCAGGCTTTTTCCTAAGTATTTACTCCATCTCCTTAACTTTTGCAGCCGCGATCTTTATCTGTGTGTTCTTTGTGCAGCACTATTTTGAGGATTCCTATGCTCATAAGACAGAAGGTTGGGATTATCTACTGGGAGCACTTGAGGGTAGCAGTTATTTACAATTGCCAACAATTTTCAAGTGGTTCTCCGCAGATATTGGCTATCACAATATTCATCATCTCTCGGAACGAATTCCTAACTACAATCTCGAAGCTTGCCACAATGCGAATGTTCATCTTCTCTCAAAAGTAAAAACATTACGGATTGGCAATATATTTGACAGTGCGAAGTTTATTTTGTGGGATACGAAAGCAAATAAACTCGTCTCGATCGAAGCTTTTCGCCAAGCAGTTCAGTCTATGGATCTAGAGCCTGTCCAAGGTCTTGTAGAAGTCAATAGAACAGAGGAATTGCTGATCAAAAATGGGAAGTTTTAA
- the petJ gene encoding cytochrome c6 PetJ, whose product MKRIFSILAIALTMLVSLTLGQPAFAELSAGAKIFNNNCAQCHAGGRNNVVAKKTLKADALEEYGKNTVEAIILQVTNGKGAMPAFGKKLKAEEIELVANYVLEQAQNGWTN is encoded by the coding sequence ATGAAACGTATTTTTTCGATTCTAGCGATCGCCTTAACTATGTTGGTCAGCCTGACACTAGGGCAGCCAGCATTTGCCGAACTATCCGCAGGCGCAAAAATCTTTAATAATAACTGCGCTCAATGCCATGCAGGCGGACGCAATAACGTAGTTGCTAAGAAAACCTTGAAGGCAGATGCTTTGGAAGAGTATGGCAAAAACACCGTAGAAGCGATCATCCTCCAAGTTACTAACGGCAAAGGCGCAATGCCTGCTTTTGGCAAGAAGCTTAAAGCTGAGGAAATTGAGTTAGTTGCGAACTATGTCCTTGAGCAAGCTCAGAACGGTTGGACTAACTAA
- a CDS encoding urease accessory protein UreH domain-containing protein, giving the protein MLDLLLVAALGFLGSFGHCVGMCGPLTVAFSLSSKDQSPQNGSRNWQQHLYFHTLLNIGRILSYAIAGAAIGAIGSVLVASGQLAGIESDLRRWLAILTGILLIWMGMIQIKPEGLPNIPFLNPMAMVALHQRLNNAMMKLSLNSHPLTPALLGMTWGLIPCGFLYTAQLKAAETSNMMQGALTMLAFGLGTLPSMLGIGVFAGLLSRDRRSQLFQLGGWITLTIGVLTLIRTSDMVDYTGHGGLILLILALAARPLSHLFKFCAPLMLYRRAIGVGAFVLSLAHTFHMIEHSFQWNFDALSFMIPLHQVSIWIGAIAIALMAPAALTSSDWMVAKLGKSWRYLHLLSVPALVLASIHTIAIGSNYLGAVAWTPKNWIFTILCGAMTIGTLLIRTWKFRR; this is encoded by the coding sequence ATGTTAGATTTACTGCTTGTTGCGGCTTTAGGATTTTTGGGGAGCTTTGGTCATTGTGTGGGCATGTGTGGGCCTTTGACCGTCGCTTTTTCACTTTCAAGTAAGGATCAATCTCCCCAAAACGGTTCTCGAAACTGGCAACAGCATCTCTATTTTCATACCCTCCTGAATATTGGCAGAATTTTAAGCTATGCGATCGCGGGTGCGGCGATTGGGGCGATCGGTTCGGTGCTAGTGGCTAGCGGGCAGTTAGCAGGCATTGAAAGCGACCTGCGTCGTTGGTTGGCAATTTTGACAGGAATACTTTTAATTTGGATGGGAATGATCCAGATTAAGCCCGAAGGCTTGCCAAATATTCCCTTTCTCAATCCGATGGCGATGGTAGCGCTGCATCAACGTCTCAACAACGCCATGATGAAGTTATCCCTCAATTCCCATCCGCTTACCCCTGCATTACTGGGCATGACATGGGGCTTAATTCCCTGTGGATTTCTCTATACTGCTCAACTCAAGGCAGCCGAAACCAGTAACATGATGCAGGGTGCGCTGACGATGTTGGCGTTTGGATTGGGAACATTGCCCTCGATGCTAGGAATTGGTGTATTTGCAGGTTTATTAAGTCGCGATCGCCGCAGTCAGTTATTTCAATTGGGCGGCTGGATTACGCTCACCATCGGTGTTTTGACCTTAATCCGCACTAGCGACATGGTGGACTACACAGGACATGGCGGCTTAATTTTGTTAATCCTTGCCCTTGCCGCCCGTCCCCTCAGTCATCTATTTAAATTCTGTGCGCCTCTAATGCTCTATCGTCGAGCGATTGGGGTAGGAGCATTCGTTCTCTCCCTCGCCCATACCTTCCATATGATCGAGCATTCTTTCCAATGGAACTTTGATGCTTTATCCTTTATGATTCCTCTGCATCAAGTATCAATCTGGATTGGCGCGATCGCGATCGCACTGATGGCTCCTGCGGCGCTCACTAGTTCTGATTGGATGGTGGCGAAACTCGGTAAGTCTTGGCGCTATTTACATTTGCTATCAGTTCCCGCCTTGGTACTTGCGTCAATCCATACAATTGCGATCGGTTCTAATTATCTCGGTGCAGTGGCTTGGACTCCGAAAAATTGGATTTTCACGATTCTCTGTGGAGCGATGACCATAGGAACTTTGTTAATCAGAACTTGGAAGTTTAGAAGGTAG
- a CDS encoding AAA-like domain-containing protein, giving the protein MTIKKILILAANPLDTDRLRLDKEVEEIRTTLERSPNRDNFAIESRGAVRPQDLQTHLYNLKPQILHFSGHGGGEWGLAFEDEDGGVKGVSTESLTDLFKLFTKQIQCVVLNACYAVVQAEAICQHIPYVIGMNQKIGDQAARKFAEGFYRAIWDDRSIEDAFASGVSAIKLEGIPEELTPVLLKRQPSLPINPKPINSDISVVENNGYFYIVRSRLEQRCYEEVVKAGSLIRIKSPERMGKSTMMRRVLEYAAHQGYRTAVIDLREANREIFADINKFLQWFCAYVGDRLEIDQRPDDTWQIFLGASRNCSRYMNNFFLSPDLPLVIAIDNFDCVFKYSHIADDFCGLLRGWSEKAKDVNDKERWGKLRQIIVHSQDPYALLDINNSPFSGIGLSIEPTELHPSEILALAKSYGLSWTDTDIEQLMGMIGGHPYLIQKAIDEIIHQYIELDELIRTAPTQEGIYSDYLNERLQSLESNPQLKEAMKKVVNSDIPVQLGANDKFKLDSMGLIKPNSNYFVSRCNLYHLYFRNNLR; this is encoded by the coding sequence ATGACGATTAAAAAAATCTTGATTCTGGCGGCGAATCCTCTAGATACAGATCGGTTAAGGCTGGACAAAGAGGTAGAAGAAATTCGCACGACATTAGAGCGATCGCCAAATCGAGATAACTTTGCGATCGAGTCGCGTGGTGCGGTGCGCCCTCAAGATTTACAGACCCATTTATATAATCTCAAGCCCCAGATTTTGCATTTTTCAGGACATGGTGGTGGTGAATGGGGTTTAGCCTTTGAGGATGAGGATGGGGGAGTTAAGGGAGTTAGTACTGAGTCATTGACGGATTTGTTTAAGTTATTTACCAAACAGATTCAATGCGTGGTGTTGAATGCTTGCTATGCAGTGGTGCAAGCGGAGGCGATTTGTCAGCATATTCCCTATGTGATTGGGATGAATCAAAAGATTGGCGATCAGGCGGCACGAAAGTTTGCGGAGGGATTTTATCGGGCGATTTGGGACGATCGCTCGATTGAGGATGCCTTTGCATCAGGTGTGAGTGCGATCAAATTAGAAGGGATTCCTGAAGAATTAACACCTGTATTACTCAAGCGCCAGCCATCTTTACCGATTAATCCTAAACCGATTAATTCTGATATTTCGGTGGTGGAGAATAATGGTTACTTTTATATCGTGCGATCGCGTTTAGAGCAGCGCTGTTATGAAGAGGTAGTAAAGGCTGGATCTTTAATCAGGATTAAGTCTCCCGAACGCATGGGCAAATCGACGATGATGAGGCGAGTCTTGGAATATGCTGCCCATCAGGGATATCGCACGGCAGTGATCGATTTGCGTGAGGCGAATCGGGAAATATTTGCGGATATTAATAAGTTTTTGCAATGGTTCTGTGCCTATGTCGGTGACCGCTTGGAGATCGATCAACGTCCTGATGATACTTGGCAAATTTTTTTGGGAGCAAGCAGAAACTGCTCCAGATATATGAATAATTTCTTTTTATCTCCAGATTTACCATTGGTGATTGCAATTGACAACTTCGATTGCGTTTTTAAGTACTCTCATATTGCAGATGACTTTTGTGGGTTACTAAGAGGTTGGTCGGAAAAGGCAAAAGATGTAAATGATAAAGAGAGATGGGGTAAGTTACGACAAATTATTGTCCATTCCCAAGATCCTTATGCACTACTTGACATTAACAATTCACCATTTAGTGGTATTGGCTTATCCATCGAACCCACAGAACTGCATCCATCAGAAATATTGGCTTTAGCCAAATCTTATGGACTTTCGTGGACAGATACTGATATAGAACAACTTATGGGTATGATTGGTGGGCATCCATACTTAATTCAAAAGGCTATCGACGAGATCATCCATCAATATATCGAACTTGATGAGTTAATAAGAACTGCCCCAACACAAGAGGGGATTTATAGTGATTATCTTAATGAGCGACTACAAAGCTTAGAATCAAATCCCCAACTGAAAGAAGCAATGAAGAAAGTTGTCAACTCTGATATTCCTGTTCAATTAGGAGCAAACGATAAATTTAAACTTGATAGTATGGGATTGATTAAACCTAATTCTAACTATTTCGTATCGCGGTGCAATTTATATCACTTATATTTTAGAAATAATTTGAGATAA